The following proteins come from a genomic window of Archocentrus centrarchus isolate MPI-CPG fArcCen1 chromosome 3, fArcCen1, whole genome shotgun sequence:
- the LOC115778198 gene encoding photoreceptor-specific nuclear receptor-like, whose amino-acid sequence MMEDHLAKIPMMPSSSPTESSGSGGTDDSRGAKSPAPGKALSPALVCKVCGDTSSGKHYGIYACNGCSGFFKRSVRRRLIYRCQAGTGMCPVDKAHRNQCQACRLKKCLQAGMNKDAVQNERQPRSTAQVHLDSIDVDPEKEHLATTREPTSSSSSSSSSSSSSSSNGSVITWPHITSSMSITSSVATQRCTSPQNNHRFMASLMTAETCAKLEPEDVDENIDVTSNEPERASSEYHMALYPSSSENIYETSARLLFMSVKWAKNLPVFSNLPFRDQVILLEEAWSELFLLCAIQWSLPLDSCPLLSLQDLCPGMQGKTSYTSLDLRLLQEVFSRFKALAVDPTEFACLKAIMLFKPETRGLKDPEQVENLQDQSQVMLGQHIRSHYPSQPARFGKLLLLLPSLRFVNSERIELLFFHRTIGNTPMEKLLCDMFKN is encoded by the exons ATGATGGAGGATCACCTTGCAAAGATACCCATGATGCCGTCCTCTTCCCCCACTGAATCATCTGGCAGCGGTGGGACTGATGACAGCAGGGGAG CCAAGAGTCCAGCACCGGGCAAAGCTCTGAGCCCGGCTCTAGTCTGCAAAGTGTGTGGAGACACCAGCAGTGGGAAACACTACGGCATCTACGCCTGCAACGGCTGCAGTGGCTTCTTCAAACGCAGCGTGAGGAGGAGGCTCATTTACAG GTGCCAGGCTGGTACAGGCATGTGTCCAGTGGACAAGGCTCATCGCAACCAGTGCCAGGCATGTCGGCTGAAAAAGTGCCTGCAGGCGGGCATGAATAAGGATG CGGTGCAGAACGAGCGGCAGCCACGCAGCACAGCTCAGGTCCACCTGGACTCCATTGACGTGGACCCCGAAAAGGAACACCTGGCCACCACGCGGGAacccacctcctcttcctcctcctcttcttcctcatcttcttcatcatcctccAATGGGTCCGTCATCACGTGGCCCCACATCACCTCCTCTATGTCCATCACTTCCTCTGTTGCCACTCAGCGTTGCACCAGTCCCCAGAACAACCACCGCTTCATGGCAAGCCTCATGACAGCCGAGACCTGCGCCAAGCTGGAGCCTGAGGATG ttgATGAAAACATAGATGTGACCAGCAATGAACCAGAGCGGGCGTCTTCAGAGTACCACATGGCTCTGTACCCGTCCAGTTCTGAAAACATATATGAGACCTCAGCGAGGCTGCTCTTTATGTCGGTGAAATGGGCCAAGAACCTGCCAGTGTTCTCCAACCTGCCCTTCAGAGACCAG GTGATCCTGCTGGAGGAAGCATGGAGcgagctcttcctcctctgcgcCATCCAGTGGTCTTTGCCACTAGACAGCTGCCCACTGCTCTCTTTGCAGGACCTCTGTCCAGGCATGCAGGGAAAAACCAGCTACACCAGCCTGGACCTGCGCCTCCTGCAGGAGGTCTTCAGCCGCTTCAAGGCCCTCGCTGTCGATCCCACCGAGTTCGCCTGCCTAAAGGCCATTATGCTCTTCAAGCCAG AGACTCGAGGTTTGAAAGATCCAGAACAAGTGGAGAACCTGCAGGATCAGTCACAAGTCATGCTGGGACAACACATCCGGTCACACTACCCTAGTCAACCAGCCAG GTTCGGAAAGCTGCTTCTTCTCCTTCCCTCTCTGCGCTTTGTGAATTCTGAGCGGATCGAGTTGCTGTTCTTCCACAGAACCATTGGAAACACTCCCATGGAGAAACTGCTGTGTGACATGTTCAAAAACTAA